In the genome of Neofelis nebulosa isolate mNeoNeb1 chromosome 6, mNeoNeb1.pri, whole genome shotgun sequence, one region contains:
- the THBS2 gene encoding thrombospondin-2, which yields MLWDLVLLALWAASGARAGDQDEDTAFNLFSISNINRKTIGAKQFRGPDPNVPAYRFVRFDYIPPVSADYLSKIAKIVRQKEGFFLTASLKQDPKSRGTLLALEGPGASQRQFEIVSNGPADTLDLTYWIDGAQHVISLEDVGLADSQWKNITVQVTGETYSLYVGCDLIDSFTLDEPFYERLRTEKSRMYVAKGSARDNHFRGLLQNIYLVFENSVEDVLSKKGCQQSQGAEANAISENTETLHLSPQVATEYAGPGAHRRPEVCERSCEELGTMITELSGLHVIVNQLHENLRKVSNDNQVLWELIGGPPKTRNMSACWQDGRFFAENETWVVDSCTKCTCKKFKTVCHQITCPPATCANPSFVEGECCPSCFHSPDGEEGWSPWAEWTQCSTTCGSGTQQRGRSCDVTSNTCLGPSIQTRACSLGKCDHRIRQDGGWSHWSPWSSCSVTCGVGNITRIRLCNSPVPQMGGKNCKGSGRETKGCQGTPCPIDGRWSPWSPWSACTVTCAGGIRERTRVCNSPEPQHGGKDCVGDVQERQMCNRRSCPVDGCLSNPCFPGAECSSFPDGSWSCGACPVGFLGNGTHCEDLDECAVVTDVCFTVGKAQRCVNTNPGFHCLPCPPRYKGTQPFGVGLEVARTEKQVCEPENPCKDKTHACHKHAECIYLGHFSDPMYKCECQTGYAGDGLICGEDSDLDGWPNKNLVCSTNATYHCIKDNCPLLPNSGQEDFDKDGTGDACDDDDDNDGVDDEKDNCQLLFNPRQFDYDKDEVGDRCDNCPYVHNPAQIDTDNNGEGDACSVDIDGDDVFNERDNCPYVYNTDQRDTDGDGVGDHCDNCPLVHNPDQTDMDNDLVGDQCDNNDDIDDDGHQNNQDNCPYIPNANQADHDHDGQGDACDSDDDNDGVPDDRDNCRLVSNPGQEDSDGDGRGDACKDDFDNDSIPDIDDVCPENSAISETDFRNFQMVHLDPKGTTQIDPNWVIRHQGKELVQTANSDPGIAVGFDEFGSVDFSGTFYVNTDRDDDYAGFVFGYQSSSRFYVVMWKQVTQTYWEEQPTRAYGYSGVSLKVVNSTTGTGEHLRNALWHTGNTQGQVRTLWHDPKNVGWKDYTAYRWHLTHRPKTGYIRVLVHEGKQVMADSGPVYDQTYAGGRLGLFVFSQEMVYFSDLKYECRDV from the exons ATGCTCTGGGATCTGGTCCTGCTCGCCCTCTGGGCTGCGTCCGGCGCGCGAG CTGGTGACCAGGACGAGGACACCGCCTTCAACCTTTTCAGCATCAGCAACATAAACCGGAAGACCATTGGGGCCAAGCAGTTCCGGGGGCCTGACCCCAACGTGCCAGCGTATCGTTTTGTCCGCTTTGACTACATCCCACCCGTGAGCGCAGATTACCTCAGCAAGATCGCCAAGATCGTGAGGCAGAAAGAGGGCTTCTTTCTCACGGCCAGCCTGAAGCAGGACCCCAAGTCCCGGGGCACGCTCCTGGCTCTGGAGGGCCCCGGCGCCTCCCAGAGGCAGTTCGAGATCGTGTCCAACGGCCCGGCCGACACGCTGGACCTCACCTACTGGATAGACGGCGCTCAGCACGTTATCTCCCTGGAGGACGTGGGCCTGGCTGACTCCCAGTGGAAGAACATCACCGTGCAGGTGACAGGGGAGACCTACAGCTTGTACGTGGGCTGCGACCTGATCGACAGTTTCACGCTGGACGAGCCTTTCTACGAGCGGCTGCGGACAGAAAAGAGCAGGATGTATGTGGCCAAAGGCTCTGCTCGAGACAATCACTTCCGG GGTTTGCTGCAGAACATCTACTTAGTGTTCGAAAACTCAGTGGAAGATGTTCTAAGCAAGAAAGGTTGTCAGCAAAGTCAGGGAG CCGAAGCCAACGCCATCAGCGAGAACACGGAGACCCTGCACCTGAGCCCTCAGGTGGCCACGGAGTACGCGGGCCCAGGCGCGCACAGGAGGCCGGAGGTGTGCGAACGCTCCTGCGAGGAACTGGGCACCATGATCACCGAGCTGTCGGGGCTGCACGTCATCGTGAACCAGCTTCACGAGAACCTGCGGAAAGTG TCCAACGACAACCAGGTCCTCTGGGAGCTCATCGGCGGCCCGCCCAAGACCAGGAACATGTCCGCCTGCTGGCAGGACGGCCGCTTCTTCGCGGAAAATGAAACCTGGGTGGTAGACAGCTGCACCAAATGCACCTGCAAG AAATTTAAAACCGTTTGCCACCAAATCACCTGCCCGCCGGCGACCTGTGCCAACCCGTCCTTCGTGGAGGGAGAATGCTGTCCTTCCTGCTTCCACT CGCCGGACGGCGAGGAGGGCTGGTCCCCGTGGGCGGAGTGGACCCAGTGCTCCACCACCTGCGGGTCGGGCACCCAGCAGAGAGGGCGGTCGTGTGACGTCACCAGCAACACCTGCCTGGGGCCGTCCATCCAGACGCGGGCGTGCAGCCTGGGCAAGTGTGACCACCGAA TCCGGCAGGACGGGGGCTGGAGCCACTGGTCGCCGTGGTCTTCCTGCTCTGTGACCTGCGGCGTGGGCAACATCACTCGCATCCGGCTCTGCAACTCGCCCGTCCCCCAGATGGGGGGCAAGAATTGCAAGGGGAGTGGCCGGGAGACCAAAGGCTGCCAGGGCACCCCGTGTCCAA TCGACGGCCGGTGGAGCCCCTGGTCCCCGTGGTCAGCCTGCACGGTCACCTGTGCCGGAGGGATCCGGGAGCGGACGCGCGTCTGTAACAGCCCCGAGCCCCAGCACGGGGGCAAGGACTGCGTGGGGGACGTCCAAGAGCGTCAGATGTGCAATAGGAGGAGCTGTCCTGTAG ACGGTTGCTTGTCCAACCCGTGCTTCCCTGGTGCCGAGTGCAGCAGCTTTCCAGACGGCTCCTGGTCCTGCGGCGCCTGCCCCGTGGGCTTCCTGGGCAACGGCACACACTGTGAGGACCTGGACGAG TGTGCCGTGGTCACCGATGTCTGCTTCACTGTGGGCAAAGCCCAGCGCTGCGTCAACACCAATCCCGGCTTCCACTGCCTGCCGTGCCCCCCTCGCTACAAAGGGACCCAGCCCTTTGGCGTCGGCCTGGAGGTGGCCAGGACGGAGAAGCAG GTGTGTGAGCCTGAGAACCCGTGCAAAGACAAGACTCACGCCTGCCACAAGCACGCGGAGTGCATCTACCTGGGACACTTCAGCGACCCCATGTACAAGTGTGAGTGCCAGACGGGCTACGCGGGAGACGGGCTCATCTGCGGGGAGGACTCGGACCTGGACGGCTGGCCCAACAAGAACCTGGTGTGCTCCACCAATGCCACCTACCACTGCATCAAG GACAACTGCCCCCTGCTGCCGAATTCCGGGCAAGAAGACTTTGACAAGGACGGCACCGGTGACGCCTGTGACGATGATGACGACAATGATGGCGTGGACGATGAGaag GACAACTGCCAGCTTCTCTTCAACCCCCGTCAGTTCGACTATGACAAAGATGAAGTCGGGGACCGCTGTGACAACTGCCCGTATGTGCACAACCCGGCGCAGATCGACACGGACAACAACGGCGAGGGCGACGCGTGCTCCGTGGACATTGACGGAGACG ACGTCTTCAACGAGCGGGACAATTGTCCCTACGTCTACAACACGGACCAGAGAGACACAGACGGGGATGGCGTGGGCGATCACTGTGACAACTGTCCCCTGGTGCACAACCCTGATCAG ACTGACATGGACAACGACCTCGTGGGAGACCAGTGTGACAACAATGATGACATCGACGACGATGGCCACCAGAACAACCAAGACAACTGCCCCTACATCCCCAACGCCAACCAGGCCGACCACGACCACGACGGCCAGGGCGATGCCTGTGACTCAGACGATGACAACGACGGGGTCCCAGACGACAGGGACAACTGCCGGCTTGTCTCCAACCCTGGCCAGGAGGACTCCGATG GGGACGGGCGTGGGGACGCTTGCAAAGACGACTTTGACAACGACAGCATCCCAGACATCGATGACGTGTGTCCCGAGAACAGTGCCATCAGCGAGACCGACTTCAGGAACTTCCAGATGGTCCACCTGGACCCGAAGGGCACCACTCAGATCGACCCCAACTGGGTCATTCGCCATCAGGGCAAGGAGCTGGTGCAGACGGCCAACTCGGACCCCGGCATCGCTGTCG GTTTTGACGAGTTCGGGTCCGTGGACTTCAGCGGCACGTTCTACGTCAACACCGACCGGGACGATGACTACGCCGGCTTTGTCTTCGGCTACCAGTCCAGCAGCCGCTTCTACGTGGTCATGTGGAAGCAGGTCACCCAGACCTACTGGGAAGAGCAGCCCACGCGGGCTTACGGCTACTCGGGCGTGTCCCTCAAGGTGGTGAACTCCACCACGGGCACCGGCGAGCACCTGAGGAACGCGCTGTGGCATACCGGGAACACGCAAGGCCAG GTGCGCACGTTATGGCACGACCCCAAAAACGTTGGCTGGAAAGACTACACTGCTTACAGGTGGCATCTGACCCACAGACCGAAGACAGGCTACATAAG AGTCCTAGTGCATGAAGGAAAACAGGTCATGGCGGACTCGGGACCCGTCTATGACCAAACGTATGCCGGCGGGCGGCTGGGTCTGTTTGTGTTCTCGCAGGAAATGGTCTATTTCTCAGACCTCAAATACGAATGCCGAG ATGTCTAA